The Lycium ferocissimum isolate CSIRO_LF1 chromosome 1, AGI_CSIRO_Lferr_CH_V1, whole genome shotgun sequence genome includes a region encoding these proteins:
- the LOC132030363 gene encoding uncharacterized protein LOC132030363: MGLSDITSSESKSHCHRSHQIFRLTNYILLGASTSCIFLTLSLRLIPSLYGGLFILLHALTIAGVVPGCTDTMTLAGSHLWYAIHMVSTVITAIFQGSAAVLIFTKTTDFLGELKSYVSEEYGVAILKLVGGLSILIFCLERVVLLLAFVLRYNAFVEGKMNSNSKNNYKVDQDENLKIQV; the protein is encoded by the coding sequence atGGGTCTTTCCGACATCACTTCATCTGAGTCCAAGTCTCACTGTCACCGTTCTCACCAAATATTTCGTTTAACAAATTACATTCTCTTAGGTGCATCGACCAGTTGTATCTTCCTTACACTCTCTTTACGCTTAATCCCCTCATTATACGGTGGCCTTTTCATCCTCCTCCATGCTCTCACAATCGCGGGTGTGGTCCCCGGATGCACGGACACTATGACCCTAGCGGGGTCCCACCTTTGGTATGCCATTCACATGGTGTCTACGGTTATAACGGCAATATTTCAAGGTTCAGCTGCTGTTCTTATTTTCACTAAGACAACTGATTTTTTAGGAGAATTGAAGTCTTATGTTAGTGAAGAATATGGTGTTGCAATATTGAAATTGGTTGGTGGATTGtccattttgatattttgcttggAAAGGGTGGTTTTGCTATTGGCTTTTGTTTTGAGGTACAACGCCTTCGTGGAAGGAAAGATGAATTCAAATTCTAAAAACAACTATAAAGTTGATCAAGATGAGAATTTGAAAATCcaagtataa